One Vespa crabro chromosome 1, iyVesCrab1.2, whole genome shotgun sequence genomic region harbors:
- the LOC124423829 gene encoding DEAD-box ATP-dependent RNA helicase 17-like isoform X3, whose product MTIQEMDICLNISTEPAAGVSANTKRRSMLKSSVKKLKKVAVEKKESKKSNKLQGVPFSQTKGIKRVKQKALASIVAKKLQQNNIHNNSQNTQKLSNLRIQSKNKNNISTAVTNQLERVLSASNVQNTDTNEVVTEIDETEKNVIKEPIISFVKPSKKLLGKAIVKKRNINETGSKKSLSEIFSNQVMTKNVESTSSDVILNVKTDEKDTVQVPYEQSAIEQSSKRLVPIKRLKKLDINTDNRKKKHLKNITEHKAQKNESSDKTYKTYKKQTGKTSSLFRNNPEVPNIGQRFVKPISETVFTKTNFSDFDVHPFMVSNLEQNMNITKMTTVQQMTIPEIFSGRDVLIRSQTGSGKTLAYAIPIVECLHKIRPKLTRSSGLSALVVVPTRELAFQTYECFLKLRKPFTWIVPGYLVGGEKRKAEKARLRKGCNILVGTPGRLLDHIRHTEALKLDDVKHFVLDEADRMLDAGYEKDIAGIVDALKGIIIKSDNLGYDPMEMLKRNSRKVFTDEETTLSEENHKKERSSNDNEISNSKTDNNDINNKEDVIRQEYHSNSESDSEQNDFPIKSKKKKEKFLAKPTKKKEEDLKTSQEDLTQLPPKRQTILLSATLTQAVEKLAGLAMHNPVFVDAAKENLVTIDEDEDQINEDFVVPQSVRQYYIVTPPKLRMVTLSAYIIDRCKQSGHNKMLVFMATQDMVDYYTEILSAVLTKQRDEEDEDSDPLINVEFLKLHGNMSQKERMEVFKNFRLTNSTVLLCTDVAARGLDLPKVDCVVQYTGPLSARDYVHRIGRTARAGSSGSAVIFLTPPEVEFVRMLESKRIRINQINMETILGKLIGPLSKHYSVQEAAIALQREFEALIFEDRKLHDKACKAKRNL is encoded by the exons ATGACTATACAGGAGATggatatttgtttaaatatttcgacGGAACCTGCTGCTGGAGTATCTGCCAAT ACAAAAAGAAGGTCTATGTTGAAAAGTtctgttaaaaaattaaagaaagtagcggtagaaaaaaaagaaagtaagaagagCAATAAGTTGCAAGGTGTTCCTTTTAGTCAAACCAAAGGAATCAAAAGAGTTAAACAAAAAGCATTGGCATCTATAGTCGCCAAGAAATTACAgcaaaataatatacacaaTAATTCGCAGAATACACAGAAACTATCTAATTTACGGATTCAATccaagaataaaaacaatatatctaCAGCTGTAACAAATCAATTAGAAAGAGTACTTTCTGCATCAAATGTACAAAATACAGATACCAATGAAGTTGTAACAGAAATTGATGAGACAGAAAAGAATGTTATTAAAGAACCTATCATATCATTTGTTAAGCCTTCAAAAAAGTTACTGGGTAAggcaattgtaaaaaaaagaaatataaatgagaCTGGTTCGAAAAAGTCTTTGtcagaaatattttccaatcAAGTAATGACAAAAAATGTAGAATCAACTTCGTCAGatgtaattttaaatgttaaaacaGATGAGAAAGATACAGTGCAGGTACCGTATGAACAATCTGCAATAGAACAATCTAGTAAAAGATTAGTTCCAATAAAGCGATTGAAAAAGTTAGATATAAATACTgataataggaaaaagaaacaccttaaaaatattacagaaCACAAAGCACAGAAAAATGAATCTTCTGATAAAACTTATAAAACTTATAAGAAACAAACTGGAAAAACATCAtctttatttagaaataatccTGAAGTTCCAAATATTGGACAAAGATTTGTGAAACCAATTAGTGAAACAGTTTTcacaaaaacaaatttttcagaTTTTGATGTACATCCTTTTATG gtATCAAATCTAGAACAAAATATGAACATTACTAAAATGACTACTGTGCAACAAATGACAATTCCTGAAATTTTTTCTGGGAGAGATGTTTTAATTAGGTCTCAAACTGGATCAGGTAAAACATTAGCTTATGCTATACCAATTGTTGAATGCTTACATAAGATAAGACCTAAATTAACAAGGAGTAGTGGATTAAGTGCATTAGTCGTTGTACCTACAAGAGAATTAGCTTTTCAAACTTATGAATGCTTTCTGAAATTAAGGAAA CCATTTACATGGATTGTGCCAGGTTATTTAGTAggtggagaaaaaagaaaggcagAAAAAGCAAGGCTGAGGAAAGGTTGTAATATTTTGGTCGGTACTCCAGGTAGATTATTGGATCATATTAGACATACTGAAGCATTAAAATTAGATGATGTAAAACATTTTGTTTTGGATGAAGCTGATAGAATGTTAGATGCTGGATATGAGAAAGATATTGCGgg caTAGTGGATGCTCTTaaaggaataattattaaatcagaTAACTTAGGTTATGATCCTATGGAAATGTTAAAACGAAATAGTAGAAAAGTTTTCACAGATGAAGAAACCACTCTTTCAGAAGAAAATCATAAGAAAGAACGAAGTTccaatgataatgaaatatcaaaCTCTAAaactgataataatgatattaataacaaagaagATGTAATTAGACAAGAATATCATTCGAATAGTGAAAGTGATTCAGAACAAAATGATTTTcctataaaatcaaagaaaaagaaagagaagtttcTTGCGAAAcctacaaaaaagaaagaagaagatttaaAAACATCTCAAGAAGATCTCACGCAACTTCCTCCAAAAAGACAGACAATTCTTTTATCTGCAACATTAACTCAGGCTGTGGAAAAATTAGCCGGTCTAGCTATGCATAATCCAGTCTTTGTTGATGCTGCAAAAGAAAATCTAGTAACAATTGACGAAGACGAGGATCAGATTAACGAAGACTTTGTAGTTCCTCAAAGTGTGCGTCAGTATTATATAGTAACTCCACCAAAATTACGTATGGTCACTTTAAGCGCTTACATCATTGATAGATGCAAG CAATCTGGTCATAATAAAATGTTAGTATTTATGGCAACACAAGACATGGTTGATTACTATACAGAAATCTTATCTGCTGTCTTAACTAAACAGAGAGACGAGGAAGACGAAGATTCTGATCCTCTCATAAATGtggaatttttaaaattacacgGTAACATGAgccaaaaggaaagaatggaAGTTTTTAAAAACTTCAGGCTAACAAATAGCACCGTTCTGTTATGTACA GACGTCGCAGCGCGTGGATTGGATTTGCCGAAGGTGGATTGCGTTGTTCAATACACGGGGCCACTTTCAGCGAGGGATTACGTGCATCGAATTGGTCGAACGGCACGTGCTGGTTCTTCCGGATCAGCAGTTATTTTCCTTACACCGCCGGAAGTCGAATTCGTGCGAATGCTCGAGTCCAAGCGAATTCGGATCAATCAAATAAACATGGAGACAATATTAGGCAAATTAATAGGACCTTTATCGAAGCATTATTCCGTCCAAGAAGCTGCGATTGCTCTTCAAAGAGAGTTCGAAGCTTTGATTTTTGAGGATAGAAAACTTCATGATAAAGCATGCAAAG CGAAGCGTAATCTTTGA
- the LOC124423829 gene encoding probable ATP-dependent RNA helicase DDX31 isoform X2 has protein sequence MTIQEMDICLNISTEPAAGVSANTKRRSMLKSSVKKLKKVAVEKKESKKSNKLQGVPFSQTKGIKRVKQKALASIVAKKLQQNNIHNNSQNTQKLSNLRIQSKNKNNISTAVTNQLERVLSASNVQNTDTNEVVTEIDETEKNVIKEPIISFVKPSKKLLGKAIVKKRNINETGSKKSLSEIFSNQVMTKNVESTSSDVILNVKTDEKDTVQVPYEQSAIEQSSKRLVPIKRLKKLDINTDNRKKKHLKNITEHKAQKNESSDKTYKTYKKQTGKTSSLFRNNPEVPNIGQRFVKPISETVFTKTNFSDFDVHPFMVSNLEQNMNITKMTTVQQMTIPEIFSGRDVLIRSQTGSGKTLAYAIPIVECLHKIRPKLTRSSGLSALVVVPTRELAFQTYECFLKLRKPFTWIVPGYLVGGEKRKAEKARLRKGCNILVGTPGRLLDHIRHTEALKLDDVKHFVLDEADRMLDAGYEKDIAGIVDALKGIIIKSDNLGYDPMEMLKRNSRKVFTDEETTLSEENHKKERSSNDNEISNSKTDNNDINNKEDVIRQEYHSNSESDSEQNDFPIKSKKKKEKFLAKPTKKKEEDLKTSQEDLTQLPPKRQTILLSATLTQAVEKLAGLAMHNPVFVDAAKENLVTIDEDEDQINEDFVVPQSVRQYYIVTPPKLRMVTLSAYIIDRCKRDEEDEDSDPLINVEFLKLHGNMSQKERMEVFKNFRLTNSTVLLCTDVAARGLDLPKVDCVVQYTGPLSARDYVHRIGRTARAGSSGSAVIFLTPPEVEFVRMLESKRIRINQINMETILGKLIGPLSKHYSVQEAAIALQREFEALIFEDRKLHDKACKAYVSWIRFYSTYPHKLREFFNRKELHLGHYAKSFGLSDRPQRIGGIGKKLREQENIKVKHNNRLTIDRPDRKIQEKQDGVYHKTGALKKVRMLNVSEYDSGLPALKKPKKT, from the exons ATGACTATACAGGAGATggatatttgtttaaatatttcgacGGAACCTGCTGCTGGAGTATCTGCCAAT ACAAAAAGAAGGTCTATGTTGAAAAGTtctgttaaaaaattaaagaaagtagcggtagaaaaaaaagaaagtaagaagagCAATAAGTTGCAAGGTGTTCCTTTTAGTCAAACCAAAGGAATCAAAAGAGTTAAACAAAAAGCATTGGCATCTATAGTCGCCAAGAAATTACAgcaaaataatatacacaaTAATTCGCAGAATACACAGAAACTATCTAATTTACGGATTCAATccaagaataaaaacaatatatctaCAGCTGTAACAAATCAATTAGAAAGAGTACTTTCTGCATCAAATGTACAAAATACAGATACCAATGAAGTTGTAACAGAAATTGATGAGACAGAAAAGAATGTTATTAAAGAACCTATCATATCATTTGTTAAGCCTTCAAAAAAGTTACTGGGTAAggcaattgtaaaaaaaagaaatataaatgagaCTGGTTCGAAAAAGTCTTTGtcagaaatattttccaatcAAGTAATGACAAAAAATGTAGAATCAACTTCGTCAGatgtaattttaaatgttaaaacaGATGAGAAAGATACAGTGCAGGTACCGTATGAACAATCTGCAATAGAACAATCTAGTAAAAGATTAGTTCCAATAAAGCGATTGAAAAAGTTAGATATAAATACTgataataggaaaaagaaacaccttaaaaatattacagaaCACAAAGCACAGAAAAATGAATCTTCTGATAAAACTTATAAAACTTATAAGAAACAAACTGGAAAAACATCAtctttatttagaaataatccTGAAGTTCCAAATATTGGACAAAGATTTGTGAAACCAATTAGTGAAACAGTTTTcacaaaaacaaatttttcagaTTTTGATGTACATCCTTTTATG gtATCAAATCTAGAACAAAATATGAACATTACTAAAATGACTACTGTGCAACAAATGACAATTCCTGAAATTTTTTCTGGGAGAGATGTTTTAATTAGGTCTCAAACTGGATCAGGTAAAACATTAGCTTATGCTATACCAATTGTTGAATGCTTACATAAGATAAGACCTAAATTAACAAGGAGTAGTGGATTAAGTGCATTAGTCGTTGTACCTACAAGAGAATTAGCTTTTCAAACTTATGAATGCTTTCTGAAATTAAGGAAA CCATTTACATGGATTGTGCCAGGTTATTTAGTAggtggagaaaaaagaaaggcagAAAAAGCAAGGCTGAGGAAAGGTTGTAATATTTTGGTCGGTACTCCAGGTAGATTATTGGATCATATTAGACATACTGAAGCATTAAAATTAGATGATGTAAAACATTTTGTTTTGGATGAAGCTGATAGAATGTTAGATGCTGGATATGAGAAAGATATTGCGgg caTAGTGGATGCTCTTaaaggaataattattaaatcagaTAACTTAGGTTATGATCCTATGGAAATGTTAAAACGAAATAGTAGAAAAGTTTTCACAGATGAAGAAACCACTCTTTCAGAAGAAAATCATAAGAAAGAACGAAGTTccaatgataatgaaatatcaaaCTCTAAaactgataataatgatattaataacaaagaagATGTAATTAGACAAGAATATCATTCGAATAGTGAAAGTGATTCAGAACAAAATGATTTTcctataaaatcaaagaaaaagaaagagaagtttcTTGCGAAAcctacaaaaaagaaagaagaagatttaaAAACATCTCAAGAAGATCTCACGCAACTTCCTCCAAAAAGACAGACAATTCTTTTATCTGCAACATTAACTCAGGCTGTGGAAAAATTAGCCGGTCTAGCTATGCATAATCCAGTCTTTGTTGATGCTGCAAAAGAAAATCTAGTAACAATTGACGAAGACGAGGATCAGATTAACGAAGACTTTGTAGTTCCTCAAAGTGTGCGTCAGTATTATATAGTAACTCCACCAAAATTACGTATGGTCACTTTAAGCGCTTACATCATTGATAGATGCAAG AGAGACGAGGAAGACGAAGATTCTGATCCTCTCATAAATGtggaatttttaaaattacacgGTAACATGAgccaaaaggaaagaatggaAGTTTTTAAAAACTTCAGGCTAACAAATAGCACCGTTCTGTTATGTACA GACGTCGCAGCGCGTGGATTGGATTTGCCGAAGGTGGATTGCGTTGTTCAATACACGGGGCCACTTTCAGCGAGGGATTACGTGCATCGAATTGGTCGAACGGCACGTGCTGGTTCTTCCGGATCAGCAGTTATTTTCCTTACACCGCCGGAAGTCGAATTCGTGCGAATGCTCGAGTCCAAGCGAATTCGGATCAATCAAATAAACATGGAGACAATATTAGGCAAATTAATAGGACCTTTATCGAAGCATTATTCCGTCCAAGAAGCTGCGATTGCTCTTCAAAGAGAGTTCGAAGCTTTGATTTTTGAGGATAGAAAACTTCATGATAAAGCATGCAAAG cATACGTTTCCTGGATTCGTTTCTACTCGACTTATCCACACAAATTGCGAGAGTTTTTCAATCGAAAGGAGCTTCATTTGGGTCATTATGCGAAGAGTTTTGGCTTGAGTGATCGGCCTCAGCGAATCGGTGGAATCGGGAAGAAGTTGCGCGAGCAAGAAAACATTAAAGTCAAGCACAACAACAGGCTTACGATCGATCG ACCTGATCGGAAGATACAAGAGAAACAAGATGGCGTCTATCATAAGACGGGAGCTCTGAAGAAAGTAAGGATGTTGAACGTATCCGAATACGACAGCGGTCTTCCAGCTCTCAAAAAACCGAAGAAAACTTGA
- the LOC124423829 gene encoding probable ATP-dependent RNA helicase DDX31 isoform X1 gives MTIQEMDICLNISTEPAAGVSANTKRRSMLKSSVKKLKKVAVEKKESKKSNKLQGVPFSQTKGIKRVKQKALASIVAKKLQQNNIHNNSQNTQKLSNLRIQSKNKNNISTAVTNQLERVLSASNVQNTDTNEVVTEIDETEKNVIKEPIISFVKPSKKLLGKAIVKKRNINETGSKKSLSEIFSNQVMTKNVESTSSDVILNVKTDEKDTVQVPYEQSAIEQSSKRLVPIKRLKKLDINTDNRKKKHLKNITEHKAQKNESSDKTYKTYKKQTGKTSSLFRNNPEVPNIGQRFVKPISETVFTKTNFSDFDVHPFMVSNLEQNMNITKMTTVQQMTIPEIFSGRDVLIRSQTGSGKTLAYAIPIVECLHKIRPKLTRSSGLSALVVVPTRELAFQTYECFLKLRKPFTWIVPGYLVGGEKRKAEKARLRKGCNILVGTPGRLLDHIRHTEALKLDDVKHFVLDEADRMLDAGYEKDIAGIVDALKGIIIKSDNLGYDPMEMLKRNSRKVFTDEETTLSEENHKKERSSNDNEISNSKTDNNDINNKEDVIRQEYHSNSESDSEQNDFPIKSKKKKEKFLAKPTKKKEEDLKTSQEDLTQLPPKRQTILLSATLTQAVEKLAGLAMHNPVFVDAAKENLVTIDEDEDQINEDFVVPQSVRQYYIVTPPKLRMVTLSAYIIDRCKQSGHNKMLVFMATQDMVDYYTEILSAVLTKQRDEEDEDSDPLINVEFLKLHGNMSQKERMEVFKNFRLTNSTVLLCTDVAARGLDLPKVDCVVQYTGPLSARDYVHRIGRTARAGSSGSAVIFLTPPEVEFVRMLESKRIRINQINMETILGKLIGPLSKHYSVQEAAIALQREFEALIFEDRKLHDKACKAYVSWIRFYSTYPHKLREFFNRKELHLGHYAKSFGLSDRPQRIGGIGKKLREQENIKVKHNNRLTIDRPDRKIQEKQDGVYHKTGALKKVRMLNVSEYDSGLPALKKPKKT, from the exons ATGACTATACAGGAGATggatatttgtttaaatatttcgacGGAACCTGCTGCTGGAGTATCTGCCAAT ACAAAAAGAAGGTCTATGTTGAAAAGTtctgttaaaaaattaaagaaagtagcggtagaaaaaaaagaaagtaagaagagCAATAAGTTGCAAGGTGTTCCTTTTAGTCAAACCAAAGGAATCAAAAGAGTTAAACAAAAAGCATTGGCATCTATAGTCGCCAAGAAATTACAgcaaaataatatacacaaTAATTCGCAGAATACACAGAAACTATCTAATTTACGGATTCAATccaagaataaaaacaatatatctaCAGCTGTAACAAATCAATTAGAAAGAGTACTTTCTGCATCAAATGTACAAAATACAGATACCAATGAAGTTGTAACAGAAATTGATGAGACAGAAAAGAATGTTATTAAAGAACCTATCATATCATTTGTTAAGCCTTCAAAAAAGTTACTGGGTAAggcaattgtaaaaaaaagaaatataaatgagaCTGGTTCGAAAAAGTCTTTGtcagaaatattttccaatcAAGTAATGACAAAAAATGTAGAATCAACTTCGTCAGatgtaattttaaatgttaaaacaGATGAGAAAGATACAGTGCAGGTACCGTATGAACAATCTGCAATAGAACAATCTAGTAAAAGATTAGTTCCAATAAAGCGATTGAAAAAGTTAGATATAAATACTgataataggaaaaagaaacaccttaaaaatattacagaaCACAAAGCACAGAAAAATGAATCTTCTGATAAAACTTATAAAACTTATAAGAAACAAACTGGAAAAACATCAtctttatttagaaataatccTGAAGTTCCAAATATTGGACAAAGATTTGTGAAACCAATTAGTGAAACAGTTTTcacaaaaacaaatttttcagaTTTTGATGTACATCCTTTTATG gtATCAAATCTAGAACAAAATATGAACATTACTAAAATGACTACTGTGCAACAAATGACAATTCCTGAAATTTTTTCTGGGAGAGATGTTTTAATTAGGTCTCAAACTGGATCAGGTAAAACATTAGCTTATGCTATACCAATTGTTGAATGCTTACATAAGATAAGACCTAAATTAACAAGGAGTAGTGGATTAAGTGCATTAGTCGTTGTACCTACAAGAGAATTAGCTTTTCAAACTTATGAATGCTTTCTGAAATTAAGGAAA CCATTTACATGGATTGTGCCAGGTTATTTAGTAggtggagaaaaaagaaaggcagAAAAAGCAAGGCTGAGGAAAGGTTGTAATATTTTGGTCGGTACTCCAGGTAGATTATTGGATCATATTAGACATACTGAAGCATTAAAATTAGATGATGTAAAACATTTTGTTTTGGATGAAGCTGATAGAATGTTAGATGCTGGATATGAGAAAGATATTGCGgg caTAGTGGATGCTCTTaaaggaataattattaaatcagaTAACTTAGGTTATGATCCTATGGAAATGTTAAAACGAAATAGTAGAAAAGTTTTCACAGATGAAGAAACCACTCTTTCAGAAGAAAATCATAAGAAAGAACGAAGTTccaatgataatgaaatatcaaaCTCTAAaactgataataatgatattaataacaaagaagATGTAATTAGACAAGAATATCATTCGAATAGTGAAAGTGATTCAGAACAAAATGATTTTcctataaaatcaaagaaaaagaaagagaagtttcTTGCGAAAcctacaaaaaagaaagaagaagatttaaAAACATCTCAAGAAGATCTCACGCAACTTCCTCCAAAAAGACAGACAATTCTTTTATCTGCAACATTAACTCAGGCTGTGGAAAAATTAGCCGGTCTAGCTATGCATAATCCAGTCTTTGTTGATGCTGCAAAAGAAAATCTAGTAACAATTGACGAAGACGAGGATCAGATTAACGAAGACTTTGTAGTTCCTCAAAGTGTGCGTCAGTATTATATAGTAACTCCACCAAAATTACGTATGGTCACTTTAAGCGCTTACATCATTGATAGATGCAAG CAATCTGGTCATAATAAAATGTTAGTATTTATGGCAACACAAGACATGGTTGATTACTATACAGAAATCTTATCTGCTGTCTTAACTAAACAGAGAGACGAGGAAGACGAAGATTCTGATCCTCTCATAAATGtggaatttttaaaattacacgGTAACATGAgccaaaaggaaagaatggaAGTTTTTAAAAACTTCAGGCTAACAAATAGCACCGTTCTGTTATGTACA GACGTCGCAGCGCGTGGATTGGATTTGCCGAAGGTGGATTGCGTTGTTCAATACACGGGGCCACTTTCAGCGAGGGATTACGTGCATCGAATTGGTCGAACGGCACGTGCTGGTTCTTCCGGATCAGCAGTTATTTTCCTTACACCGCCGGAAGTCGAATTCGTGCGAATGCTCGAGTCCAAGCGAATTCGGATCAATCAAATAAACATGGAGACAATATTAGGCAAATTAATAGGACCTTTATCGAAGCATTATTCCGTCCAAGAAGCTGCGATTGCTCTTCAAAGAGAGTTCGAAGCTTTGATTTTTGAGGATAGAAAACTTCATGATAAAGCATGCAAAG cATACGTTTCCTGGATTCGTTTCTACTCGACTTATCCACACAAATTGCGAGAGTTTTTCAATCGAAAGGAGCTTCATTTGGGTCATTATGCGAAGAGTTTTGGCTTGAGTGATCGGCCTCAGCGAATCGGTGGAATCGGGAAGAAGTTGCGCGAGCAAGAAAACATTAAAGTCAAGCACAACAACAGGCTTACGATCGATCG ACCTGATCGGAAGATACAAGAGAAACAAGATGGCGTCTATCATAAGACGGGAGCTCTGAAGAAAGTAAGGATGTTGAACGTATCCGAATACGACAGCGGTCTTCCAGCTCTCAAAAAACCGAAGAAAACTTGA
- the LOC124423845 gene encoding uncharacterized protein LOC124423845 isoform X2 gives MSALCCIGLSIASRIIGTYTLALSILIINVFMSHFFIGNHEHDFFGTVESWAPIGLHWALVFKYFRLDRQSQVIAICSYAIFVYSMLFLISSAYLTYGSITRKSKYAVPWLYMQMVSIIDQSTALGIQLIHERYDVFDKSTCTQCIFLDGRAKFTQRMVQKHRKSTNLTNIWKSY, from the exons atgAGTGCATTGTGTTGCATCGGGTTATCCATAGCGTCAAGAATTATCGGCACTTATACATTG GCTCTCTCGatacttataataaatgtCTTCATGAGTCATTTCTTTATTGGAAATCACGAACATGATTTCTTTGGAACTGTTGAATCCTGGGCTCCCATTGGCTTGCATTGGGCTCttgttttcaaatattttcgattggATAGACAAT cTCAAGTCATTGCCATTTGTTCGTATGCTATTTTCGTATATAGCATgttgtttttaatatcaagCGCGTATCTTACGTATGGATCGATCACA AGGAAATCTAAGTATGCCGTGCCTTGGTTATATATGCAAATGGTTAGCATAATAGATCAGTCAACGGCGCTAGGTATTCAATTGATACACGAACGATACGATGTTTTCGATAAATCGACATG TACTCAATGCATATTTCTGGATGGTCGTGCAAAGTTCACGCAGAGAATGGTCCAAAAACATAGAAAATCAACAAATCTCACAAATATCTGGAAATCTTACTGA
- the LOC124423845 gene encoding uncharacterized protein LOC124423845 isoform X1, translating into MSALCCIGLSIASRIIGTYTLALSILIINVFMSHFFIGNHEHDFFGTVESWAPIGLHWALVFKYFRLDRQSQVIAICSYAIFVYSMLFLISSAYLTYGSITRKSKYAVPWLYMQMVSIIDQSTALGIQLIHERYDVFDKSTWYIPLCCIYLLLNAYFWMVVQSSRREWSKNIENQQISQISGNLTDEVTTKSPSYVSLSFMTNQSSYQPSNTLPFYDTSNSMK; encoded by the exons atgAGTGCATTGTGTTGCATCGGGTTATCCATAGCGTCAAGAATTATCGGCACTTATACATTG GCTCTCTCGatacttataataaatgtCTTCATGAGTCATTTCTTTATTGGAAATCACGAACATGATTTCTTTGGAACTGTTGAATCCTGGGCTCCCATTGGCTTGCATTGGGCTCttgttttcaaatattttcgattggATAGACAAT cTCAAGTCATTGCCATTTGTTCGTATGCTATTTTCGTATATAGCATgttgtttttaatatcaagCGCGTATCTTACGTATGGATCGATCACA AGGAAATCTAAGTATGCCGTGCCTTGGTTATATATGCAAATGGTTAGCATAATAGATCAGTCAACGGCGCTAGGTATTCAATTGATACACGAACGATACGATGTTTTCGATAAATCGACATGGTACATTCCACTCTGTTGCATTTATTTAC TACTCAATGCATATTTCTGGATGGTCGTGCAAAGTTCACGCAGAGAATGGTCCAAAAACATAGAAAATCAACAAATCTCACAAATATCTGGAAATCTTACTGATGAAGTTACAACTAAATCACCTTCCTACGTATCGCTGAGCTTCATGACAAATCAATCTTCTTATCAACCATCGAACACTTTACCCTTTTACGATACCTCTAATAgcatgaaatga